A single window of Candidatus Omnitrophota bacterium DNA harbors:
- the rpsP gene encoding 30S ribosomal protein S16: MAAVIRLKRLGTKKTPHQRIIVIDGHKGRDMKAIEELGYYDPTKKPAFGNLKKERILHWIKLGAKPSPAVSNIFRKSGII, encoded by the coding sequence ATGGCAGCAGTGATCAGGTTGAAGAGGCTGGGGACAAAGAAGACGCCCCATCAGAGGATAATCGTCATAGATGGCCACAAGGGGCGCGATATGAAGGCGATCGAAGAGCTTGGCTATTACGATCCGACGAAGAAGCCGGCGTTCGGCAACCTCAAGAAGGAGAGGATACTGCACTGGATCAAGCTCGGCGCGAAGCCTTCTCCGGCCGTATCCAACATATTCAGGAAATCCGGCATAATATAA
- a CDS encoding formate--tetrahydrofolate ligase: MFAKKPHSTSEIARLTHPKQIVGVATKAGLNADELELYGNFKAKITLAVLQRLKQRPDGKLILVTAMTPTKHGEGKTCISIGLTQALGRLKKRVILCLREPSLGPALGLKGGGCGGGYAQVLPMEDINLHFTGDIHAITAAHNLLAAIIDNHLAKGNELKLDPKRIIWRRTIDLCDRSLREVQVGIAEGAVKRRESFDITAASEIMACLALTTGYKDLKERLGKIIIGFTNKGRPVTASEMKVVGAMAAILKDAIKPNMAQTLEGQPALIHMGPFGNIAHGTNSILATQMALKLADYAVVETGFGTDLGFEKFCDVVTRQGKFRPDCAVVVASARALKSHGGAADADLEKEDQEALNKGLPNLERHIENVKKFGIWPVVAINRFPGDSENELNRVKEFCRSKGVLAEIAEVVAKGGEGGEKLAQAVIATMQEHPSKFKPLYDPELSIKEKIDKIATEVYGAEGVVYVGTSEDDINFLTENNYDELPVNMARTHLSFTDDPKVKGAPAGWRLKVKEVKVSAGAGFLVALTGEMNLMPGMPKVPLAERVDVDNDGNITGLF; encoded by the coding sequence ATGTTCGCTAAAAAACCGCATTCCACATCAGAGATCGCGAGACTCACGCATCCCAAGCAGATCGTTGGGGTTGCGACAAAAGCCGGCTTAAACGCCGACGAGCTCGAGCTTTACGGAAATTTCAAGGCCAAGATCACGCTTGCCGTCCTGCAGAGGCTGAAACAGCGCCCTGACGGGAAACTTATCCTGGTCACGGCAATGACCCCGACCAAGCACGGCGAAGGCAAGACATGCATTTCGATAGGCCTTACCCAGGCGCTCGGACGCCTGAAAAAACGCGTCATTCTATGCCTTCGCGAACCGTCGCTGGGCCCTGCATTAGGGCTTAAGGGCGGCGGCTGCGGCGGAGGATACGCGCAGGTCCTGCCGATGGAGGATATAAATCTCCATTTCACGGGCGATATACACGCGATAACTGCGGCGCACAACCTTTTGGCCGCCATCATAGATAACCACCTGGCGAAAGGGAACGAGTTAAAACTCGACCCGAAAAGGATAATCTGGCGCAGGACGATTGACCTTTGCGACAGGAGCCTGCGCGAGGTGCAGGTCGGCATTGCCGAAGGCGCGGTAAAGAGGCGCGAAAGTTTCGATATCACGGCCGCCTCGGAGATAATGGCGTGCCTGGCGCTCACTACAGGCTACAAGGACCTGAAAGAGAGGCTCGGGAAGATAATAATCGGTTTTACGAATAAGGGCAGGCCCGTCACCGCGTCCGAGATGAAGGTCGTCGGCGCGATGGCCGCCATTTTAAAGGACGCGATAAAGCCCAATATGGCGCAGACGCTCGAAGGCCAGCCGGCATTAATACACATGGGCCCGTTCGGGAATATCGCCCACGGCACGAACAGCATCCTCGCGACGCAGATGGCGTTAAAGCTTGCCGATTACGCGGTAGTCGAAACCGGTTTCGGCACCGACCTGGGCTTCGAGAAATTTTGCGATGTAGTGACGCGGCAGGGGAAATTCAGGCCCGACTGCGCCGTAGTGGTCGCGAGCGCAAGGGCGTTGAAGTCCCACGGCGGCGCGGCTGACGCTGACCTCGAGAAGGAAGACCAGGAAGCGCTTAATAAAGGCCTGCCGAACCTCGAACGGCACATCGAGAACGTAAAGAAATTCGGGATCTGGCCGGTCGTGGCGATAAACAGGTTCCCGGGGGATTCGGAGAACGAATTGAACAGGGTAAAGGAATTTTGCAGGAGCAAAGGGGTCCTCGCCGAGATAGCGGAGGTGGTCGCCAAGGGCGGGGAGGGCGGCGAGAAACTCGCGCAGGCAGTCATCGCGACTATGCAGGAGCATCCCTCGAAATTCAAGCCGCTTTATGATCCGGAGCTTTCGATAAAAGAGAAGATAGATAAGATCGCCACCGAGGTGTACGGCGCCGAGGGCGTCGTATACGTCGGGACATCAGAAGATGATATAAATTTCCTTACTGAAAATAACTACGATGAGCTTCCGGTGAATATGGCCAGGACGCACCTGTCGTTTACCGACGATCCGAAGGTGAAGGGCGCCCCGGCTGGATGGCGGCTCAAGGTCAAAGAGGTGAAGGTCTCGGCAGGCGCGGGTTTCCTGGTCGCGTTGACCGGGGAGATGAACCTGATGCCCGGGATGCCGAAAGTCCCGCTCGCCGAGCGGGTCGACGTGGATAACGACGGTAATATAACGGGGTTATTCTAA
- a CDS encoding glycoside hydrolase family 2 TIM barrel-domain containing protein — protein sequence MHKRYASALLKRCASSLSIVFFLFFFAAPCFGDDAASVVKVTGKKGSWSLEVNGKPFYIKGVGVGKMTGLGGADYLKMAQELGANAVRTWGTDQGTQEYFDTALKYGLMVDAGIWLNYAKKGTEYSYLGDNEYKKKKTQEITDYVNKFKGHPALLMWNIGNEAIFFTKDEEERVALAKFLEETVQMVHKLDPNHPVIYTSADTTALPYIQQYAPSLDIFGMNIYGSVRISHTKWDKSGLEMPYCVTEYGPHGPWDVKKDQNGASQEEPEQAKAAIYRNMTREIMNFKGYDIGGFAFHLGETSQESLTWWNINQKLLKKASYWELYKIYTGGRPLNLPPRITILKLGKTKGIGPGEIIDITVEAADSDSNPLDYSFIVSTAQEGILQYYVNEEVPVKFENVGARFRMTAPAAKGLYRLYLIVNDGNGNAAAANRSFKVE from the coding sequence ATGCATAAACGATACGCGTCTGCTCTCCTGAAACGATGCGCGTCTTCTCTTTCGATCGTTTTTTTCCTGTTTTTCTTTGCCGCGCCGTGTTTCGGCGATGATGCGGCAAGCGTGGTCAAGGTCACGGGCAAGAAAGGCAGTTGGAGCCTTGAAGTCAACGGCAAGCCGTTCTATATCAAAGGCGTCGGCGTCGGGAAGATGACCGGCCTCGGCGGCGCCGATTACCTCAAAATGGCGCAGGAACTTGGAGCCAACGCGGTCCGCACATGGGGCACAGACCAGGGCACGCAGGAATATTTCGATACCGCGCTGAAGTACGGCCTTATGGTAGACGCCGGTATATGGCTCAATTACGCCAAAAAAGGCACGGAATACAGCTATCTTGGAGATAACGAATACAAAAAGAAGAAGACTCAGGAGATAACGGATTACGTCAACAAATTCAAGGGACATCCGGCGTTGTTGATGTGGAACATAGGCAACGAGGCGATCTTTTTCACGAAGGACGAGGAAGAGCGCGTAGCATTGGCGAAATTCCTTGAGGAGACGGTGCAGATGGTCCATAAGCTGGACCCCAACCATCCGGTCATCTATACCTCGGCCGATACGACCGCGTTACCGTATATACAGCAATACGCCCCGAGCCTCGATATATTCGGCATGAATATATACGGCAGTGTTAGGATATCGCACACCAAATGGGACAAATCCGGGCTGGAAATGCCGTATTGCGTTACCGAATACGGGCCGCACGGGCCGTGGGACGTCAAGAAGGACCAGAACGGCGCCTCGCAGGAGGAACCCGAGCAGGCGAAAGCGGCCATATACAGGAATATGACGCGCGAGATAATGAACTTCAAGGGATATGATATCGGAGGCTTCGCGTTCCACCTCGGGGAGACTTCACAGGAATCGCTTACGTGGTGGAACATAAACCAAAAGCTGTTAAAGAAGGCTTCATATTGGGAATTATACAAGATCTATACCGGAGGCAGGCCGCTCAATCTTCCTCCGCGGATAACAATATTGAAACTGGGCAAGACAAAAGGTATCGGCCCCGGGGAGATCATTGATATCACGGTAGAGGCAGCCGACTCCGACAGCAACCCGCTCGATTACTCCTTCATCGTATCGACGGCGCAGGAAGGGATACTGCAGTATTATGTCAACGAGGAGGTCCCGGTGAAGTTCGAGAACGTCGGCGCAAGATTCAGGATGACCGCTCCCGCCGCCAAAGGGCTCTACAGGCTATATCTCATCGTAAACGACGGGAACGGGAACGCAGCCGCCGCTAACAGATCGTTCAAGGTCGAATAA
- the rlmN gene encoding 23S rRNA (adenine(2503)-C(2))-methyltransferase RlmN, with amino-acid sequence MPEKKEDIKDLSLVELTARIKSLNEPPYRAEQVFEWIYKKEARSFGLMTDLPSKLRDYLTNKFFVTGSETIKKQVSKSDGTRKYLFKLNDGEEVEGVYIPAKDRQTICLSLQAGCGFGCYFCASGLLGLKRDLRCGEILDQALAIQDDIGAAKGPVGSKGPAGTKRITNVVMMGTGEPLANYDNVIKAVGIMNSPLGLGIGARKITVSTAGYIPGMKRFMQEKEQFELSVSLHAADDIKRSRLMPINKKYPLSELMEVCREYTKGKGRIITFEYILIRDVNSSPTDAQNLVRLLKALNCKVNLIPFNAVPDFKFAPPSNKDVGNFQEILEKGGINSTIRAQRGADIDAACGQLRLREAEGKKC; translated from the coding sequence ATGCCCGAAAAAAAAGAGGATATAAAGGACCTCTCGCTCGTCGAGCTTACGGCACGCATTAAAAGCCTTAATGAGCCGCCTTACAGGGCGGAACAGGTCTTCGAGTGGATATATAAAAAAGAGGCCAGGTCATTCGGGTTGATGACCGACCTGCCATCCAAACTCCGCGACTATCTCACCAATAAATTCTTCGTTACCGGCTCGGAGACAATAAAAAAACAGGTCTCTAAATCAGACGGGACGCGGAAATATCTCTTCAAATTAAATGACGGCGAGGAGGTTGAGGGCGTCTATATCCCGGCCAAAGACAGACAGACTATATGCCTCTCGTTGCAGGCGGGATGCGGCTTCGGTTGTTATTTCTGCGCGAGCGGGCTGCTCGGGCTCAAGAGGGACCTGCGCTGCGGCGAGATACTCGACCAAGCGCTCGCCATACAGGATGATATTGGTGCCGCCAAGGGCCCTGTGGGGTCCAAGGGCCCTGCGGGGACCAAGCGCATAACCAATGTGGTGATGATGGGCACCGGAGAGCCGCTCGCCAATTATGACAACGTCATCAAGGCCGTCGGGATAATGAATTCCCCGCTGGGGCTGGGTATCGGCGCGAGGAAGATAACCGTCTCGACCGCCGGATACATCCCCGGGATGAAACGGTTCATGCAGGAGAAAGAACAGTTCGAGCTTTCAGTCTCGCTGCACGCCGCCGACGACATAAAACGCTCAAGGCTCATGCCGATTAACAAAAAATATCCCCTCTCCGAACTGATGGAAGTCTGCCGCGAATACACAAAAGGTAAGGGCAGGATAATCACTTTCGAATATATCCTTATCAGGGATGTCAACTCTTCACCTACCGACGCGCAAAATCTTGTCAGGCTGCTGAAGGCGCTTAACTGCAAAGTGAACCTTATCCCGTTCAATGCGGTCCCTGATTTTAAATTTGCCCCGCCGTCTAATAAGGATGTCGGAAATTTCCAGGAGATATTGGAGAAAGGCGGGATAAACTCGACCATAAGGGCGCAGAGGGGCGCCGACATCGACGCCGCCTGCGGGCAATTGCGCCTGCGCGAGGCGGAAGGGAAGAAATGCTGA
- the murA gene encoding UDP-N-acetylglucosamine 1-carboxyvinyltransferase — protein MDKIVIEGPTRLRGTVEVSGAKNSALPIMAATLLTDEKCVLKRVPPLRDVNTMIKILRNLGVKVQVEPGRLVIEPRGYKNYIAPYKYVKEMRASFCVLGPILAKHRKAQVSYPGGCAIGNRPVDLHLKGIRALGADLKIEHGYVVGETRQLKGAHVYLGGAFGSSVLATDNVMMAATLAKGRTVIENAACEPEVVDLADFLNKMGAKIRGAGTHFIEIEGVKKLGGAEAEVIPDRIEAGTFMVAAAITGGDITVKGARFDHLGALVDKLQDSGVTITRHGKDIRVRVQRQLRPVDITTLPYPGFPTDLQAQMMALMTTINGISVITEKIYPDRYMHVSELARMGAQIKLEGDSAIVKGIKQLSGAPVMASDLRASAALVLAGMAARGRTDVSRVYHLDRGYDKIEKKLSQLGANIHREREE, from the coding sequence ATGGATAAGATAGTAATAGAAGGCCCGACGAGATTAAGGGGGACGGTCGAGGTAAGCGGGGCGAAGAATTCGGCGCTGCCGATAATGGCAGCCACGCTCCTTACCGACGAGAAGTGCGTATTAAAACGCGTCCCTCCCTTGCGCGACGTAAACACCATGATAAAGATCCTGCGCAACCTGGGCGTGAAAGTGCAGGTGGAACCCGGGCGGCTGGTGATAGAACCCAGGGGATATAAAAATTATATTGCGCCGTATAAATACGTCAAGGAGATGCGCGCCTCATTCTGCGTCCTCGGGCCGATCCTCGCGAAGCACAGGAAGGCCCAGGTATCGTATCCGGGAGGCTGCGCCATCGGGAACCGTCCGGTGGACCTCCACCTTAAAGGCATAAGGGCGCTCGGCGCGGACCTGAAGATAGAGCATGGTTACGTCGTGGGCGAGACGAGGCAGTTGAAGGGCGCGCACGTATATTTGGGCGGCGCGTTCGGCTCGTCGGTCCTCGCGACCGATAACGTAATGATGGCCGCGACCCTGGCAAAGGGCAGGACGGTGATAGAGAACGCCGCCTGCGAGCCGGAAGTCGTAGACCTCGCGGATTTCCTGAATAAGATGGGCGCGAAGATAAGAGGGGCAGGGACGCATTTTATAGAGATAGAGGGCGTAAAGAAATTGGGAGGGGCCGAGGCCGAGGTGATACCCGACAGGATAGAGGCCGGCACTTTCATGGTCGCGGCCGCGATAACCGGAGGCGATATCACCGTAAAAGGGGCGAGGTTCGACCATCTCGGCGCGCTGGTGGATAAATTACAGGATTCCGGCGTCACTATTACGCGCCACGGGAAAGATATACGCGTCCGGGTCCAGAGGCAGTTGAGGCCGGTCGATATAACGACCCTGCCTTATCCGGGGTTCCCTACCGACCTGCAGGCGCAGATGATGGCACTGATGACTACAATAAACGGGATAAGCGTCATAACAGAAAAGATATATCCCGACAGGTATATGCATGTCAGCGAATTGGCAAGGATGGGAGCGCAGATAAAACTCGAGGGCGACTCGGCTATCGTAAAGGGAATAAAACAGCTGAGCGGCGCCCCGGTGATGGCGTCGGATCTGCGCGCTTCGGCCGCGCTGGTATTGGCCGGCATGGCCGCGAGAGGCAGGACCGACGTCTCAAGGGTCTACCATTTGGACAGGGGTTATGATAAGATAGAGAAGAAATTGTCGCAATTGGGAGCGAATATACACAGAGAAAGGGAGGAGTAA
- a CDS encoding ribonuclease HII: MSAKRLMLYHERKLSRQGKRQVAGIDEAGRGPLAGPVVAAAVILRDFRFKNRIADSKVLTRLARERAYEEILRKADIGIGIVGEKDIDRINILRASLHAMELAVYDLGIRPDHLLIDGNIQPELPHPKTTLIGGESRSISIACASIVAKVTRDFIMTYYDALYPEYGFARHKGYGTRLHFIAIRRFGPSPIHRRSFTLIK, from the coding sequence ATGTCGGCAAAAAGGCTGATGTTGTATCATGAGCGTAAATTAAGCAGGCAAGGCAAAAGACAGGTCGCGGGGATAGATGAGGCAGGGCGCGGCCCGCTGGCCGGCCCGGTCGTCGCCGCCGCGGTCATATTAAGGGATTTCAGGTTCAAGAACAGGATAGCCGATTCCAAGGTCCTCACAAGGCTTGCGCGCGAGAGGGCCTACGAGGAGATACTCAGGAAAGCGGATATCGGGATCGGCATCGTAGGCGAAAAAGATATAGACAGGATAAATATCCTGCGGGCGAGCCTCCACGCCATGGAGTTGGCGGTCTACGACCTCGGCATAAGGCCTGACCACCTCCTTATAGACGGCAACATCCAACCGGAATTACCCCATCCAAAGACGACATTAATAGGCGGAGAATCGCGTTCCATCTCTATCGCCTGCGCTTCTATCGTCGCTAAGGTCACGAGGGATTTTATAATGACTTATTATGATGCCTTATACCCCGAATACGGGTTCGCCAGGCACAAGGGCTACGGGACGCGTTTGCATTTCATCGCGATAAGGAGGTTCGGCCCGTCGCCGATCCACAGGCGGAGTTTCACCCTTATAAAATGA
- a CDS encoding cyclodeaminase/cyclohydrolase family protein: MKISAKNRIDLFVKELGERKPSPGGGAAAALAGALGAALIIKVANFTIGKKKYKRYDNEARSMAKKAEALRNKLGACIEKDARRYNEYARTRSKSSMQKASDCAAEISKLSGQGVKICMRLKKIGNKNLKGDITAAELFLRAAAKASGNLIKQKKKRWIVR, encoded by the coding sequence ATGAAGATAAGCGCGAAGAACAGGATCGATCTTTTTGTAAAAGAGCTGGGAGAGAGGAAGCCCTCGCCCGGCGGCGGCGCGGCAGCTGCTTTAGCCGGCGCCCTCGGGGCCGCGCTAATAATAAAAGTCGCGAATTTTACGATCGGCAAAAAGAAATACAAAAGATACGATAATGAAGCCAGGTCTATGGCAAAGAAGGCCGAGGCGTTGAGGAATAAATTGGGCGCCTGCATAGAAAAGGACGCCAGGAGATATAACGAATACGCGAGGACCAGGAGCAAGTCCTCGATGCAAAAGGCCTCGGATTGCGCGGCGGAGATATCGAAACTTTCCGGGCAAGGCGTGAAGATATGCATGAGGCTAAAGAAGATAGGGAATAAGAACCTGAAGGGAGACATAACCGCCGCGGAATTATTTTTGCGGGCGGCGGCCAAGGCGTCGGGGAACCTGATAAAGCAGAAAAAGAAGAGGTGGATCGTCAGATGA
- a CDS encoding methylenetetrahydrofolate reductase C-terminal domain-containing protein produces MIITKQKPIDDILKYLEKANKVFIVGCTQCATVCKTGGEEEVKKMKEFLESKGKKVIAAEVWDTPCNLLEVKKRARDRKNELETSETLLLMSCGDGAHTVVIGTGMPVVPGNDTLFLGQSERTGRFNEVCALCGDCTLFITGGYCPNALCPKGLQNGPCGGVKDGKCEVSPDIDCGWLLIYNRLKDTGNLDNMKKVLPPKDHSKSIRPRKVVVDATKKRI; encoded by the coding sequence ATGATAATCACGAAACAGAAACCCATAGACGATATCCTTAAATACCTGGAAAAAGCGAACAAGGTATTTATAGTGGGATGCACCCAGTGCGCCACGGTCTGCAAGACAGGCGGCGAGGAAGAAGTAAAGAAGATGAAGGAATTCCTGGAATCGAAGGGAAAGAAGGTCATAGCGGCCGAGGTCTGGGATACCCCGTGTAATCTTCTTGAAGTCAAGAAACGCGCGCGCGACAGGAAAAACGAACTCGAGACTTCAGAGACCCTGCTTTTGATGAGTTGTGGAGACGGCGCGCATACGGTTGTTATCGGGACAGGTATGCCGGTGGTCCCGGGAAATGACACGCTCTTTTTGGGCCAGTCAGAGAGGACCGGGCGTTTTAACGAAGTATGCGCGTTGTGCGGCGATTGTACGCTTTTTATTACCGGCGGTTACTGTCCCAACGCGTTATGCCCCAAAGGGCTCCAGAACGGGCCGTGCGGAGGGGTCAAGGACGGTAAATGCGAGGTCAGCCCCGATATAGACTGCGGCTGGCTTCTGATATATAACAGGCTCAAAGATACGGGCAACCTTGATAACATGAAAAAAGTCCTTCCTCCGAAGGACCACTCTAAATCGATAAGGCCTCGCAAGGTCGTGGTGGACGCGACGAAGAAAAGGATATAG
- the rplS gene encoding 50S ribosomal protein L19 — MNKCAAAEKDYLKKEIPVFKVGDTVKIFVKIREEDKFRLQSFEGVVIKKRGSGISSSFTVRRVSYGEGVERTFPLHSPSVDKVEVIKSSKPKRAKLYYMRKNVGKKADVVS, encoded by the coding sequence ATGAATAAATGCGCTGCAGCGGAAAAGGATTACCTGAAGAAAGAGATACCGGTGTTCAAGGTCGGCGATACGGTCAAGATCTTCGTAAAGATCAGGGAAGAGGATAAGTTCCGCCTCCAGTCGTTTGAGGGCGTCGTGATAAAAAAGAGGGGAAGCGGCATCTCGTCGAGTTTCACGGTCCGCCGCGTCTCTTACGGCGAGGGCGTGGAGAGGACTTTCCCGCTCCATTCGCCTTCGGTCGATAAGGTCGAGGTGATAAAATCCTCGAAGCCGAAGAGGGCCAAGCTCTATTACATGCGTAAAAATGTCGGCAAAAAGGCTGATGTTGTATCATGA
- the trmD gene encoding tRNA (guanosine(37)-N1)-methyltransferase TrmD, with translation MRIDILTLFPKMFEGVFGESIIKRARKAGKVDIRVHNLRDWTDDKHKKVDDKPFGGGPGMVIKPQPLFDAVEDLKTRSSRVVLMTPQGKTFDQPAAKKMSGYKHIIIVCGHYEGIDERFRKKFVTDEISLGDFVLTGGEIPAMALVDSVVRLVPGVVGDKGSLEHESFESGLLEYPQYTRPAEFRGLKVPDVLLSGDHNKIDVWRRKMALSRTGSRRPDMYRKLSLRIGGAKSRLGGINKEKK, from the coding sequence ATGCGGATAGATATTCTTACGCTCTTCCCGAAGATGTTCGAAGGCGTGTTCGGCGAATCAATAATCAAACGGGCGCGCAAGGCCGGGAAGGTTGATATACGGGTACACAACCTGCGCGACTGGACCGACGACAAACATAAGAAAGTCGACGACAAGCCGTTCGGTGGAGGTCCCGGGATGGTAATAAAGCCGCAGCCGCTCTTTGATGCCGTAGAGGACCTGAAGACGAGGTCATCGCGGGTCGTTCTTATGACGCCGCAAGGCAAGACCTTCGACCAGCCGGCCGCAAAAAAGATGTCGGGATATAAGCACATCATAATAGTCTGCGGGCATTACGAAGGGATCGACGAACGGTTCCGGAAGAAGTTCGTTACAGATGAGATATCGCTCGGAGATTTCGTCCTGACCGGCGGAGAGATACCGGCGATGGCGCTGGTCGACAGCGTGGTAAGGCTTGTGCCGGGAGTCGTCGGGGATAAAGGTTCGCTTGAGCACGAGTCGTTCGAGTCGGGCCTGCTTGAATATCCCCAGTACACGAGGCCGGCCGAGTTCAGGGGCCTTAAGGTGCCGGATGTTCTTTTATCCGGTGACCATAATAAAATAGATGTTTGGAGAAGGAAGATGGCATTAAGCAGGACGGGGTCAAGGCGTCCCGATATGTACAGAAAATTGAGCCTCCGCATCGGCGGGGCGAAATCCCGCCTCGGCGGGATAAATAAGGAGAAGAAGTGA
- a CDS encoding bifunctional 5,10-methylenetetrahydrofolate dehydrogenase/5,10-methenyltetrahydrofolate cyclohydrolase, with product MTAKILNGKELASKLKAQLKREVAAIKKKYGRTPMLSVIQVGVHKPATIYINSQEKLARELGIKYRKVCLGASVSQDELIRAIKKLNRDKATTAVMLGLPLPKTINLKQTIFYIDPSKNVERVNPTASAVMEIIRSTGISLFGREAVVVGHGELVGKPIAMSLLDKLATVTVCHIGTAARGDLKGHISRAEVLVVAVGKPNLVKGGWIKKGAIVVDVGITKVGGRIVGDVEFDTAKKRAGFITPVPGGVGPLTVIMSMCNCIALFKEQVKR from the coding sequence ATGACGGCCAAGATACTGAACGGAAAAGAGCTCGCCTCTAAATTAAAAGCGCAGTTGAAGCGCGAGGTGGCTGCCATAAAGAAAAAATACGGCAGGACGCCCATGCTCTCGGTCATACAGGTGGGCGTGCACAAGCCGGCGACCATCTACATAAATTCGCAGGAGAAACTGGCCAGGGAACTCGGCATAAAATACAGGAAGGTCTGTTTAGGCGCTTCGGTCTCGCAGGACGAGCTTATCCGCGCGATCAAGAAATTGAACAGGGATAAGGCGACGACCGCCGTAATGCTCGGCCTGCCACTGCCGAAGACGATAAACCTCAAACAGACGATATTCTATATAGACCCGTCCAAGAACGTCGAAAGGGTCAACCCCACGGCGTCGGCGGTGATGGAGATAATAAGATCGACGGGGATAAGCCTCTTCGGCAGGGAAGCTGTTGTTGTGGGGCATGGCGAATTGGTCGGCAAACCCATAGCGATGTCTTTGCTTGATAAACTGGCTACCGTGACTGTCTGCCACATCGGCACGGCCGCGCGCGGGGACCTTAAGGGACATATATCGCGCGCCGAGGTGCTGGTCGTCGCGGTCGGAAAACCGAATCTCGTAAAAGGCGGCTGGATAAAGAAGGGCGCCATCGTTGTCGATGTCGGCATAACCAAAGTCGGCGGCAGGATAGTCGGCGATGTGGAATTCGATACGGCGAAGAAGCGCGCGGGGTTCATAACCCCTGTCCCCGGAGGGGTCGGGCCGCTCACCGTGATAATGTCGATGTGCAATTGCATAGCGCTCTTTAAGGAGCAGGTGAAAAGATGA
- a CDS encoding histidine phosphatase family protein, translated as MNLFILRHGESVWNRENRVQGSKDPGLSEKGKRQAERAGSRLKNKKIDIIYSSPLKRCAQTARIISRKTGAKIRFVPGIQEIILGVWQGKTIDEVKKLYPKSYAMWLKDPSKAAIPGWEGVPKFRKRVNRAFRSILEIDTAANVCVVTHWGVIASHLAKTLDADFDRIFQGVRVDNCGISEISYMNGKAIIQCINDTRLLS; from the coding sequence ATGAACTTATTCATATTAAGGCACGGCGAATCGGTTTGGAACAGGGAAAACAGGGTCCAGGGAAGCAAGGATCCCGGTTTAAGCGAAAAAGGAAAACGGCAGGCGGAGCGCGCCGGCAGCCGGCTTAAGAATAAAAAGATAGATATAATTTATTCCAGCCCGCTTAAGCGCTGCGCGCAGACCGCGCGCATCATCTCGCGTAAGACCGGGGCGAAGATTAGGTTCGTCCCCGGCATACAGGAGATAATCCTAGGCGTCTGGCAGGGGAAGACGATAGACGAGGTAAAGAAACTTTATCCCAAGTCATACGCGATGTGGCTTAAGGACCCTTCGAAGGCCGCTATCCCGGGATGGGAAGGCGTGCCAAAATTCCGCAAGAGGGTGAACCGCGCATTCAGGTCGATACTGGAAATAGACACGGCGGCGAATGTATGCGTTGTGACGCACTGGGGCGTGATAGCGTCGCACCTGGCGAAGACGCTCGACGCGGATTTCGACCGGATCTTCCAGGGGGTAAGGGTGGATAATTGCGGCATAAGCGAAATTTCGTACATGAACGGAAAGGCGATAATACAATGCATAAACGATACGCGTCTGCTCTCCTGA